In Tachysurus fulvidraco isolate hzauxx_2018 unplaced genomic scaffold, HZAU_PFXX_2.0 HiC_scaffold_511_np12, whole genome shotgun sequence, a single genomic region encodes these proteins:
- the LOC113643948 gene encoding uncharacterized protein LOC113643948 isoform X5, whose product MRRNMRLLLDHYTVTQSSLLTNIKEWLDSAWEQEVMAVSSGTSALTSVQTLPNVDLDRSEHAGFSCEPSSRISTNLIPQVHSTVVDVSFCKAKPVTVEAEMHHLPTEDLIQLCDTPDRTLVLGDKIVDSEIQSCDIVFSNVAVPISQTILPCTPNSDSVKEADSGSGKEAVMKDIIKDS is encoded by the exons ATGCGACGGAACATGCGGCTCCTTCTTGACCACTATACGGTGACCCAATCTAGTTTGCTGACTAACATAAAAGAGTGGCTTGATTCGGCTTGGGAACAA GAAGTGATGGCGGTTTCTTCTGGCACCTCTGCTTTGACTTCTGTACAGACCCTTCCCAATGTAGATTTGGATCGATCAGAACATGCAGGTTTTTCTTGTGAGCCCTCGTCTCGGATCTCCACAAACTTGATCCCACAGGTCCATTCGACGGTGGTTGATGTCAGTTTCTGCAAGGCCAAACCGGTCACGGTTGAGGCAGAGATGCATCATTTGCCCACAGAGGATTTGATCCAATTGTGTGATACTCCAGATAGAACTCTAGTACTTGGAGATAAGATTGTTGATAGTGAGATACAATCATGTGATATTGTCTTCAGTAATGTAGCTGTCCCTATATCACAAACTATTCTGCCTTGTACCCCTAATTCTGACTCGGTGAAGGAGGCCGATTCGGGATCAGGTAAAGAGGCTGTGATGAAGGACATAATAAAGGACTCTTGA